A genomic segment from Streptomyces sp. NBC_00459 encodes:
- a CDS encoding aldo/keto reductase: protein MTTETITADAAGTWKLGDLTVNRLGFGAMRLTGSAAFHLGTASDRSRSLAVLRKAVELGVNHIDTAAFYFSALRSANELINSALAPYGDDLVIVTKVGPYRDYSGEWATSARPDQLRGHVEENLRQLGRDHLDVVNLRRLEQDSVAEHFGALADLREAGLIRHLGISGIEPKHLAEAREIAPVVCVQNRYALDRPDPEGDELLRLCGESGIAFVPFFAVAGSGGARGAADTHDDAVLAVARAHGASPAQIRLAWSLHQGAHVLAIPGTGNPDHLVDNVAAGGLRLTDDELARLGASHRS from the coding sequence ATGACCACGGAAACGATCACCGCGGACGCCGCGGGCACCTGGAAACTCGGCGATCTCACCGTCAACCGGCTCGGATTCGGAGCCATGCGGCTCACCGGCAGCGCGGCCTTCCACCTCGGTACGGCCAGCGACCGTTCGCGGTCGCTGGCCGTGCTGCGGAAGGCCGTGGAACTCGGCGTCAACCACATCGACACCGCCGCCTTCTACTTCTCCGCGCTGCGCTCCGCCAACGAACTGATCAACAGCGCGCTGGCGCCGTACGGGGACGACCTGGTCATCGTCACCAAGGTGGGCCCGTACCGCGACTACTCGGGGGAGTGGGCGACCTCGGCCCGCCCGGACCAACTGCGGGGCCACGTCGAGGAGAACCTGCGCCAGCTCGGCCGCGACCACCTCGACGTGGTCAATCTGCGGAGGCTGGAGCAGGACTCCGTCGCCGAGCACTTCGGAGCGCTCGCCGACCTGCGTGAGGCCGGTCTGATCCGCCACCTCGGGATCTCCGGCATCGAGCCGAAGCACCTCGCCGAAGCGCGGGAGATCGCCCCGGTCGTGTGCGTGCAGAACCGGTACGCGCTGGACCGTCCGGACCCCGAGGGCGACGAACTCCTGCGGCTGTGCGGAGAGTCGGGCATCGCCTTCGTGCCCTTCTTCGCTGTCGCGGGCAGCGGCGGAGCCCGGGGCGCCGCCGACACCCACGACGACGCGGTGCTCGCCGTCGCCCGCGCGCACGGCGCGAGCCCCGCCCAGATCCGGCTCGCGTGGAGCCTGCACCAGGGGGCGCATGTGCTCGCCATCCCGGGCACGGGCAACCCGGACCACTTGGTGGACAACGTGGCGGCGGGCGGACTGCGGCTGACGGACGACGAGTTGGCCCGACTCGGTGCGTCACACCGGTCGTAA
- a CDS encoding nucleoside deaminase: protein MTTPDDHTLLRQAISLAAEARASGNPPFGSLLAGPDGTILAEEYNTTLTDNDVTAHPELKLARWAARELDAQTAAGTTMYTSCQPCGMCEAVIQWAGLRRVVFALSNEQLLDIRPGSGRLPVPQDGPALLEEVRAAVEPYYR from the coding sequence TTGACCACACCCGACGACCACACCCTCCTCCGACAGGCCATCTCGCTCGCGGCCGAGGCACGCGCGAGCGGCAACCCGCCCTTTGGATCCCTGCTCGCAGGACCGGACGGGACGATCCTGGCCGAGGAGTACAACACCACTCTCACCGACAACGACGTCACCGCACACCCGGAACTCAAGTTGGCGAGGTGGGCCGCAAGAGAGCTCGACGCGCAGACGGCGGCAGGCACCACGATGTACACCAGCTGCCAGCCGTGCGGGATGTGCGAGGCCGTCATCCAATGGGCAGGGCTGCGGCGAGTGGTGTTCGCCCTGTCCAACGAACAGCTCCTGGACATCAGGCCGGGCAGCGGCCGACTGCCCGTGCCGCAGGACGGTCCCGCGCTGCTGGAGGAGGTACGGGCCGCGGTCGAGCCCTACTACCGCTGA
- a CDS encoding LLM class flavin-dependent oxidoreductase yields MKIGVNVPNFGPGTDPGVLRGWARTVEGLGFDLLMISDHIAITPDVAERYPAPFYEPFTTLSWLAGLTTRIQLGTTVLIAPYRHPLLTARMAANLNEVSGGRLVLGVGVGWARQEFAALDIPFSQRGQLTDDHLRGIRAAWKDTASYGERRIPVWVGGNSDAGLRRAVRLGDAWHPLRPTVPWLREAAGRLETYADERHLPVPALAPRIALRLTKEPVDGAGRLAGEGTIDQIMDDLDQLRLLGAKSVVLDTYPGDPRATCHPQAAWQALATVAAHFYEPGTPSRTTMEQS; encoded by the coding sequence GTGAAGATCGGAGTGAACGTCCCCAATTTCGGCCCGGGCACTGACCCCGGAGTGCTGCGCGGCTGGGCCCGGACCGTAGAGGGCCTGGGCTTCGACCTACTGATGATCTCGGACCACATAGCCATCACGCCGGATGTCGCCGAGCGCTATCCGGCACCCTTCTACGAGCCCTTCACCACCTTGTCCTGGCTGGCCGGCCTCACCACCCGTATCCAGCTCGGCACGACGGTCCTCATCGCCCCCTACCGGCACCCGCTGCTCACCGCCCGAATGGCGGCCAATCTGAACGAGGTGAGCGGTGGCCGGCTGGTCCTCGGCGTGGGAGTGGGCTGGGCACGGCAGGAGTTCGCCGCCCTCGACATCCCGTTCTCACAGCGCGGACAGCTGACCGACGACCACCTGCGGGGCATCCGGGCCGCCTGGAAGGACACCGCTTCCTACGGAGAGCGCCGGATCCCGGTGTGGGTCGGCGGAAACAGCGACGCGGGGCTGCGCCGGGCCGTGCGACTCGGCGACGCATGGCATCCGCTGCGCCCCACCGTGCCATGGCTGCGCGAAGCCGCGGGCAGGCTGGAGACGTACGCGGACGAGCGGCACCTGCCCGTGCCCGCACTGGCTCCCCGTATCGCCCTGCGCCTCACCAAGGAACCGGTCGACGGAGCGGGACGGCTCGCCGGTGAGGGCACCATCGACCAGATCATGGACGATCTCGACCAACTGCGGCTGCTGGGCGCCAAGTCCGTCGTCCTCGACACCTACCCGGGCGACCCCCGCGCGACGTGTCACCCGCAGGCGGCCTGGCAGGCCCTCGCCACTGTGGCCGCACACTTCTACGAGCCCGGCACCCCGTCCCGCACCACGATGGAGCAGTCTTGA
- a CDS encoding Lrp/AsnC family transcriptional regulator, which produces MTESLDATDWAILTEVQRDGRIPFTELARRVNLSASATKERVRRLEEAGVITGYRAEVDPERTGYPVMAVVRLKYPGPGTRHEPLRRLLEERPEILECLRTTGDDCYIMKVAATSMAHLEEIVDELAEFGSTTTNLVLSRTLPLRGPGVPRGNTVR; this is translated from the coding sequence ATGACCGAGAGTCTCGACGCGACGGACTGGGCGATCCTCACAGAAGTCCAACGGGACGGCCGGATCCCGTTCACCGAGCTGGCACGGCGGGTGAACCTGAGCGCGTCGGCGACCAAGGAGCGAGTGCGCCGACTCGAGGAGGCCGGGGTGATCACGGGGTACCGTGCGGAGGTGGACCCGGAGCGGACCGGTTACCCGGTGATGGCGGTGGTCCGGCTCAAGTACCCGGGGCCGGGAACCCGGCACGAGCCGCTGCGCCGGCTGCTGGAGGAGCGCCCGGAGATCCTGGAGTGCCTGCGCACCACCGGAGACGACTGCTACATCATGAAGGTGGCGGCCACGTCGATGGCCCATCTGGAGGAGATCGTCGACGAGCTGGCCGAGTTCGGGAGCACCACCACCAACCTCGTCCTCAGCCGGACGCTCCCGTTGCGCGGCCCGGGAGTGCCTCGGGGGAACACCGTCAGGTAG
- a CDS encoding PI-PLC domain-containing protein produces MPTPRTALLTATAALAAVVVAPAPPALAAAVPAAGAYYVQSATTGLNAADDAGAVEQHRPKGNEDHQQWTLRASGTSYLLESTDTAGSCLGRSGDQARTVACTSADAAWEIAPSGTDQYTLKAPGTTRYLTVAAKPSGANYPDQLAIGGSGSLAAWYLTPVAPTVAPMPSADQRTLDQVTFLTAHNAYANGVDGGFAPPFVNFVPNQSRGINQQLTDGVRGFMLDIHQTSDGAILCHNSCTLVGSPVALWVDLQRMVDFLKQNPTQVVTVFLEDYVDPGVLRGELARVSGLSDVLYRPDQTGVRQNGWPKIADLVAANDRLLIFTDHSRSADQTAGLTRDTFGVMYQREWTVENYWSMGGGIGTSDWSCYSRWYGADSNTPLTRTEGAFKPLFVMNHFRDVAIASTATNDNTKLADRAQRFCQPAARKKPNFLAVDRYDLGNTASAVATLNTYVYP; encoded by the coding sequence ATGCCGACCCCCCGCACCGCACTGCTCACCGCAACAGCCGCACTGGCGGCGGTGGTTGTGGCACCCGCACCGCCCGCCCTGGCCGCAGCCGTTCCGGCCGCCGGCGCCTACTACGTCCAGAGCGCCACCACCGGACTCAACGCCGCCGACGACGCCGGAGCCGTCGAACAGCACAGACCCAAGGGCAACGAGGACCACCAGCAGTGGACGCTCCGTGCGAGCGGTACTTCGTATCTCCTGGAGAGCACCGACACCGCGGGCTCCTGTCTCGGCCGCTCCGGCGACCAGGCCAGGACCGTCGCCTGTACGAGCGCCGACGCGGCCTGGGAGATCGCCCCGTCGGGCACCGACCAGTACACCCTCAAGGCCCCGGGAACCACCCGCTACCTCACGGTCGCAGCCAAGCCGTCCGGCGCCAACTACCCGGACCAGCTCGCCATCGGCGGATCGGGCAGCCTGGCCGCCTGGTACCTCACCCCGGTCGCCCCCACCGTCGCCCCGATGCCGTCCGCCGACCAGCGGACCCTGGACCAGGTCACGTTCCTCACCGCCCACAACGCCTACGCCAATGGCGTCGACGGCGGCTTCGCCCCACCCTTCGTGAATTTCGTGCCCAACCAGTCGCGCGGCATCAACCAGCAACTCACCGACGGTGTAAGGGGGTTCATGCTGGACATCCACCAGACCTCCGACGGCGCGATCCTCTGCCACAACAGCTGCACCCTCGTCGGCAGCCCGGTCGCGCTCTGGGTCGACCTCCAGCGGATGGTCGACTTCCTCAAGCAGAATCCCACCCAGGTCGTCACCGTCTTCCTGGAGGACTACGTCGACCCGGGCGTCCTGCGCGGTGAACTCGCCCGCGTCAGCGGCCTGTCCGACGTCCTCTACCGGCCCGACCAGACCGGCGTACGGCAGAACGGTTGGCCGAAGATCGCCGATCTCGTCGCCGCCAACGACCGGCTGCTGATCTTCACCGACCACAGCCGCTCCGCCGACCAGACCGCCGGGCTCACCCGGGACACCTTCGGCGTGATGTACCAGCGCGAGTGGACCGTGGAGAACTACTGGTCCATGGGCGGCGGCATCGGCACCTCCGACTGGTCCTGCTACAGCCGCTGGTACGGCGCCGACTCCAACACCCCGCTGACCCGCACCGAAGGCGCCTTCAAGCCCCTGTTCGTCATGAACCACTTCCGGGACGTGGCGATCGCCTCCACGGCGACGAACGACAACACCAAACTGGCCGACCGGGCCCAGCGGTTCTGCCAGCCGGCCGCCCGCAAGAAGCCCAACTTCCTTGCCGTGGACCGCTACGACCTGGGCAATACCGCTTCGGCGGTGGCCACGCTGAACACCTACGTGTATCCGTAG
- a CDS encoding acyl-CoA dehydrogenase family protein: MDFELTEDQEAIRKAVAGLLRDFDDRYWMEKDRDHEFPADFYDTVARGGWLGLTIPEEYGGHGLGITEATLLLEEVARSGGGMNAASAIHLSIFGMQPVVVHGSEELKRRTLPRVATGDLHVCFGVTEPGAGLDTTSITTYARRDGDHYVVNGHKVWISKAMESEKILLLTRTTRIGEVAKKTDGMTLFLTDLDRAHVDIRPIPKMGRNAVTSNELFIDDLRVPVEDRVGEEGQGFRYLLDGLNPERMLIAAEALGIGRVALDKAVRYGKERVVFDRPIGMNQGVQFPLADSLARLDAAELVLRKATWLYDHGRPCGREANTAKYLCADAGFTAADRALQTHGGMGYSEEYHVARYFREARLMRIAPISQEMILNYLGSHVLGLPRSY; this comes from the coding sequence GTGGACTTCGAGCTGACCGAAGATCAGGAAGCGATCCGCAAGGCCGTCGCCGGACTGCTGCGCGACTTCGACGACCGGTACTGGATGGAGAAGGACCGCGACCACGAGTTCCCGGCCGACTTCTACGACACCGTCGCGCGCGGCGGCTGGCTGGGGCTCACGATCCCCGAGGAGTACGGCGGCCACGGTCTCGGCATCACCGAGGCCACGCTGCTCCTGGAGGAGGTCGCACGGTCGGGCGGCGGGATGAACGCGGCCAGCGCGATCCATCTGTCGATCTTCGGGATGCAGCCCGTGGTGGTGCACGGTTCCGAGGAGCTCAAGCGCCGGACCCTCCCCCGTGTCGCCACCGGCGACCTCCATGTCTGTTTCGGCGTGACCGAACCGGGGGCCGGACTGGACACGACGAGCATCACGACGTATGCGCGCCGGGACGGCGACCACTACGTGGTGAACGGCCATAAGGTGTGGATCTCCAAGGCGATGGAGTCGGAGAAGATCCTGCTGCTGACCCGGACGACGAGGATCGGCGAGGTCGCGAAGAAGACCGACGGGATGACGCTCTTCCTCACCGATCTCGACCGCGCCCATGTCGACATCCGCCCCATTCCGAAGATGGGCCGCAACGCCGTCACCTCGAACGAGCTGTTCATCGACGATCTGCGGGTGCCGGTGGAGGACCGGGTCGGCGAGGAGGGCCAGGGATTCCGTTATCTCCTCGACGGGCTCAATCCGGAGCGGATGCTGATCGCCGCCGAGGCGCTGGGCATCGGGCGGGTGGCACTCGACAAGGCTGTTCGGTACGGCAAGGAGCGGGTCGTGTTCGACCGGCCCATCGGCATGAACCAGGGGGTGCAGTTCCCCCTCGCGGACTCGCTGGCCCGGCTGGACGCGGCCGAGCTGGTGCTGCGCAAGGCGACCTGGCTGTACGACCACGGGCGGCCGTGCGGGCGTGAGGCCAACACCGCCAAGTACCTGTGCGCGGACGCCGGGTTCACGGCGGCGGACCGGGCGCTTCAGACCCACGGCGGGATGGGCTACTCCGAGGAGTACCACGTGGCCCGCTACTTCCGTGAGGCGCGGCTGATGCGGATCGCGCCGATCAGCCAGGAAATGATCCTCAACTATCTCGGCTCCCATGTGCTGGGGCTGCCGAGGAGCTACTGA
- a CDS encoding SDR family oxidoreductase, with the protein MSDNSGLFDLTGRSALVTGAAGGIGAAVARALAGAGAAVLVTDVDGDAAAAVAGRICAAGLTADSAALDVRDRAAADAAAARAAELAGGTLHIVVNNAGVTAPAMFDKLTEDDFRRIVDIHLMGTFHCSRAALPFLPEDGTGRIINVTSSAGLVGTLGQVNYSAAKAGVIGLTKSLARELARRQILVNALAPLAATPMTETIRTNEKFAAPMLARIPLGRWAAPEEIAGSFVFLASDAASFITGQVLPVDGGLVM; encoded by the coding sequence ATGAGCGACAACAGTGGACTGTTCGATCTGACGGGCCGGTCCGCGCTGGTCACCGGGGCGGCGGGAGGTATCGGAGCCGCCGTCGCCCGGGCGCTCGCCGGCGCCGGGGCCGCCGTGCTGGTGACGGACGTGGACGGGGACGCGGCTGCCGCGGTCGCCGGGAGGATCTGCGCCGCCGGTCTGACGGCGGACAGCGCCGCCCTCGACGTACGGGACCGGGCAGCCGCCGATGCCGCGGCGGCGCGGGCGGCCGAACTGGCGGGCGGGACACTGCACATCGTCGTCAACAACGCGGGGGTCACCGCGCCCGCCATGTTCGACAAACTGACGGAGGACGACTTCCGCCGGATCGTCGACATCCATCTGATGGGAACCTTCCACTGCTCCCGGGCGGCACTGCCCTTCCTCCCGGAGGACGGTACGGGGCGGATCATCAACGTGACCTCGTCGGCCGGTCTCGTCGGCACGCTCGGCCAGGTGAACTACTCCGCCGCGAAGGCGGGCGTCATAGGTCTCACGAAGTCACTCGCGCGTGAACTGGCGCGCCGGCAGATCCTGGTGAACGCGCTGGCACCGCTCGCCGCGACGCCGATGACGGAGACGATCCGCACCAACGAGAAGTTCGCGGCCCCGATGCTCGCGCGCATCCCGCTGGGCCGTTGGGCGGCGCCCGAGGAGATCGCGGGTTCCTTCGTCTTCCTCGCCTCCGACGCCGCGTCCTTCATCACCGGGCAGGTGCTGCCGGTGGACGGGGGTCTGGTGATGTGA
- a CDS encoding FadR/GntR family transcriptional regulator: MQSAGHSASDPRFDVVKVPKASDVLAAEVRERILSGEFTEGTALPPERQLVDQTGLSRATVREALRILEVERLVRIRPGRGGGAFVHRPGHESVTNTVRLVIRGRQIRLEALHETREAIEPTCAALAAKRRTSADLAELDAAHAELTAAADDDVPRFLRANVRWHTAVAKAGDNELLIGFMTALSQSIYAATDIDRFMDAEIREVTTRAHARITEAIRAQDGPAAMRRMTRHVCGFARAAAEVDQRQRVGLPEPGDD, encoded by the coding sequence GTGCAGAGCGCCGGACATTCCGCCAGTGACCCGCGCTTCGACGTGGTGAAGGTGCCCAAGGCGTCGGACGTGCTGGCCGCCGAGGTACGCGAGCGGATCCTCTCCGGCGAGTTCACCGAGGGCACGGCGCTGCCGCCGGAGCGTCAGCTGGTCGACCAGACAGGGCTGAGCCGGGCGACGGTGCGCGAGGCGCTGCGCATCCTCGAAGTCGAACGGCTGGTGCGGATCAGGCCGGGGCGCGGCGGCGGCGCCTTCGTGCACCGGCCGGGCCACGAGTCGGTGACGAACACGGTACGGCTGGTCATCCGGGGCCGGCAGATCCGCCTTGAGGCGCTGCACGAGACGCGCGAGGCGATCGAGCCGACCTGCGCCGCACTGGCCGCGAAGCGGCGCACGTCGGCCGACCTCGCCGAACTGGACGCGGCGCACGCCGAGTTGACTGCCGCCGCCGACGACGACGTGCCGCGCTTTCTGCGGGCCAACGTCCGCTGGCACACCGCCGTGGCGAAGGCGGGCGACAACGAGTTGCTGATCGGTTTCATGACGGCCCTCTCCCAGTCGATCTACGCGGCCACGGACATCGACCGGTTCATGGACGCGGAGATCCGCGAGGTCACCACCCGTGCCCACGCGCGGATCACCGAGGCGATCCGGGCACAGGACGGCCCCGCGGCGATGCGGCGGATGACCCGCCATGTGTGCGGGTTCGCCCGCGCGGCGGCCGAGGTGGATCAGCGGCAGCGGGTGGGCCTGCCCGAACCGGGCGACGACTGA
- a CDS encoding enoyl-CoA hydratase/isomerase family protein, which yields MGEADSVLTVTADGDVRVVTLNRPDSLNGVSGELHRRLAEVWRELADDPKARAVVLTGAGRAFSAGGDFDHLRRHHTDPELRERSIRLDRTIQTEMIRFPLPVVAAVNGPAVGLGCSLALGCDLVLMADDAYLADPHISVGLVAGDGGVTLWPLLTSLLRVKEYLFTGDRIPAATAVELGLANRVVPAADLRREALTLAHRLAAQPPEALRATKAALAVVVEQATRGGMEAALMAELATMTSPDHIRIVDELASRAERRSRGGEG from the coding sequence ATGGGCGAGGCCGACTCCGTACTGACCGTGACCGCCGACGGCGATGTCCGTGTCGTCACCCTGAACAGGCCCGACAGCCTCAACGGGGTCTCCGGGGAGTTGCACCGGCGACTCGCCGAGGTGTGGCGGGAGTTGGCGGACGATCCCAAGGCGCGAGCCGTCGTCCTCACCGGTGCGGGACGGGCGTTCAGTGCGGGCGGCGACTTCGACCATCTGCGCCGCCATCACACCGACCCCGAGCTGCGGGAGCGGTCGATCCGCCTCGACCGGACGATCCAGACGGAGATGATCCGCTTCCCGCTGCCCGTCGTGGCAGCGGTCAACGGCCCGGCGGTGGGACTCGGTTGCAGCCTGGCGCTGGGCTGCGATCTGGTGCTGATGGCAGACGACGCGTATCTCGCGGACCCGCACATCTCGGTGGGCCTGGTCGCCGGCGACGGCGGTGTGACCCTTTGGCCGCTGCTCACGAGTCTGCTGCGGGTGAAGGAGTACCTCTTCACCGGGGACCGCATTCCCGCCGCGACGGCGGTCGAACTCGGCCTGGCCAACCGGGTGGTGCCTGCCGCCGACCTCCGCCGGGAGGCACTGACGCTGGCCCACCGGCTGGCGGCCCAGCCCCCGGAGGCGCTGCGTGCCACGAAGGCGGCACTGGCCGTGGTGGTGGAACAGGCGACCCGGGGTGGCATGGAGGCGGCCCTGATGGCGGAGCTGGCCACGATGACCAGCCCGGACCACATCCGGATCGTCGACGAACTGGCGTCGCGGGCGGAGCGCCGGTCCAGGGGCGGGGAGGGATAG
- a CDS encoding acyl-CoA dehydrogenase family protein — protein sequence METEEFVLVRDLLRSFATRFRVGSADDVKPSLGAAAQEALGELGLAELRRSTPPAATVQECALLAEEHGSLPLATSLLGTALLAPELLRLVGVPAAPGRTPTIALARDLRFPAASPSPLVAWDSEGADEALCVLPDGTVTAVGLGPAAPSVDLLRTIRTALPSQHVVGRLDPAGHLRWQAYALIVVASELVGAARSFVAQSVGYARERAQYGRPVGSFQAVQHLLADATVLVEACTSASRYAAWSLDHESPQRALAAARVAKAEVNRSAVEAVYAGMQVFGGIAQTWEHIAHLYLRKVRVGATVLATTADLLTVLAEPEATR from the coding sequence GTGGAGACCGAGGAGTTCGTGCTCGTACGCGACCTGCTGCGTTCGTTCGCCACCCGGTTCCGGGTGGGCTCCGCCGACGACGTCAAGCCCTCGCTCGGGGCCGCCGCGCAGGAGGCACTGGGCGAGTTGGGCCTCGCCGAGCTGCGCCGGTCCACTCCCCCGGCCGCCACCGTCCAGGAGTGCGCGCTGCTCGCCGAGGAGCACGGCAGCCTGCCGCTGGCCACCTCCCTGCTCGGTACGGCCCTGCTCGCCCCGGAGCTGCTCCGCCTGGTGGGAGTACCCGCGGCGCCCGGCAGGACCCCGACGATCGCCCTCGCCCGCGACCTTCGCTTCCCCGCCGCGAGCCCCTCCCCGCTCGTCGCCTGGGACAGCGAGGGCGCGGACGAGGCGCTGTGCGTGCTCCCCGACGGCACCGTGACCGCGGTCGGACTGGGGCCGGCGGCACCGAGCGTGGACCTGTTGCGCACGATCCGCACGGCGCTGCCCTCGCAGCACGTGGTGGGACGCCTCGATCCGGCCGGACACCTGCGCTGGCAGGCGTACGCGCTGATCGTCGTGGCCTCCGAACTCGTGGGCGCGGCACGGTCGTTCGTCGCGCAGAGTGTGGGGTACGCGCGGGAGCGCGCCCAGTACGGCCGGCCGGTCGGGTCGTTCCAGGCGGTGCAGCACCTGCTCGCCGACGCGACCGTGCTCGTGGAGGCCTGTACGAGCGCGAGCCGGTATGCCGCCTGGAGTCTCGACCACGAGTCGCCGCAGCGGGCGTTGGCCGCGGCGCGGGTCGCGAAAGCCGAGGTGAACAGGTCGGCGGTGGAGGCCGTGTACGCCGGTATGCAGGTCTTCGGCGGGATCGCCCAGACTTGGGAGCACATCGCGCACCTGTATCTGCGCAAGGTCCGCGTGGGCGCCACGGTCCTGGCCACGACAGCCGATCTGCTGACGGTGCTGGCCGAACCGGAGGCGACCCGATGA
- a CDS encoding acyl-CoA dehydrogenase family protein, translating to MTDTPLDFGDPADLNRLRTEFRTWLAEHPFPERHLDEPVPVFLHRWHRLLHSGGWVGLDVPERYGGRGLTALHQVAVSDELGACGAPGVPRIGYLAHALLEFASEDQRLRMLPRMLAGDEVWCQGFSEPGAGSDLAGMSTFAERRDDHYVVRGQKLWTSYAQYSDLCLLLARTDREGSPHRSITAFALPLDRAGVTVRPLRAANGDDEFCELFLDDVRLEESERVGSEGDGWPLAMTTVSYERNALDTGHLSKYGLLVERLRSTVRERADTLPDGLRSEIGQCQVDYEVLVAHARRRTAERLSGQPAGPESSVDKLLMTRAEQRLYETALKVFPEQLAEDGGELFGEYLYSRAASVYGGTSQIQRNLIAKRVLHLPSSGRP from the coding sequence ATGACCGACACCCCACTGGACTTCGGCGACCCTGCCGACCTGAACCGGCTCCGCACGGAGTTCCGCACATGGCTGGCCGAACACCCGTTCCCTGAAAGGCACTTGGACGAGCCGGTGCCCGTTTTCCTGCACCGCTGGCACCGCCTGCTGCACTCCGGTGGCTGGGTGGGCCTCGATGTTCCGGAGCGGTACGGCGGTCGCGGTCTGACGGCACTTCACCAGGTGGCGGTCAGCGACGAGTTGGGGGCCTGCGGGGCTCCGGGCGTTCCGCGCATCGGCTATCTCGCGCACGCCCTGCTGGAGTTCGCCTCCGAGGATCAGCGGCTGCGCATGCTGCCGAGGATGCTGGCGGGCGACGAGGTGTGGTGCCAGGGGTTCAGCGAGCCGGGCGCGGGGTCGGACCTCGCCGGGATGAGCACCTTCGCGGAGCGTCGCGACGACCACTACGTGGTCCGGGGCCAGAAACTCTGGACCAGCTACGCCCAGTACTCCGACCTGTGCCTGCTCCTGGCCCGTACGGACCGCGAGGGCTCACCGCACCGCTCGATCACGGCGTTCGCGCTGCCCCTGGACCGCGCGGGCGTCACGGTACGGCCGCTGCGGGCCGCCAACGGGGACGACGAGTTCTGCGAGCTGTTCCTCGACGACGTCCGCCTGGAGGAGTCCGAACGGGTCGGCTCCGAGGGCGACGGCTGGCCGCTGGCGATGACGACGGTGTCGTACGAGCGCAACGCCCTGGACACCGGCCATCTGTCGAAGTACGGCCTGCTCGTCGAACGCCTCCGCTCCACCGTCCGGGAGCGAGCCGACACGCTCCCGGACGGACTGCGCTCCGAGATCGGGCAGTGCCAGGTGGACTACGAGGTCCTGGTGGCGCATGCCCGGCGCCGTACCGCCGAGCGCCTGAGCGGGCAGCCCGCCGGCCCGGAGTCGTCCGTCGACAAGCTGCTGATGACAAGGGCCGAACAGCGACTGTACGAGACGGCACTCAAGGTGTTCCCGGAGCAACTGGCCGAGGACGGCGGGGAGCTCTTCGGCGAATACCTGTATTCGCGGGCCGCGTCGGTGTACGGCGGTACCTCCCAGATCCAGCGGAACCTCATCGCGAAACGGGTCCTGCATCTGCCTTCGTCCGGCCGGCCTTGA